In the genome of Plasmodium chabaudi chabaudi strain AS genome assembly, chromosome: 6, one region contains:
- a CDS encoding mago-binding protein, putative, whose product MAEKKFENKSFNPFENNEYGDHIREVVTPLGDVYIINEKTNEKFIKGTQRHDGTFRKSIRVRTDYMPQEENCAYRVKAKLMEERNQNSKTLPSISTRNEGIKINNAVNKTGERKIPGWNPVEDNANNNTNNLKKKKKKKNIKNYENGLN is encoded by the exons ATGGCGGAAAAGAAATTCGAAAATAAGTCGTTCAATCCATTTGagaataatgaatatgGAGATCATATAAGGGAAGTAGTAACACCATTAGGtgatgtatatataataaatgaaaagacaaatgaaaaatttatcaAAGGTACTCAGCGTCATGATGGTACATTTAGAAAGAGCATTCGTGTGAGAACAGATTATATGCCACAA GAAGAAAATTGTGCGTATAGAGTTAAGGCAAAATTGATGGAGGAAAGAAATCAAAATAGTAAGACACTTCCCAGTATAAGTACTAGAAATGAaggtataaaaataaataatgctGTAAATAAAACTGGTGAAAGAAAAATACCTGGTTGGAATCCTGTTGAGGATAATGCAAACAATAAtactaataatttaaaaaagaaaaagaaaaaaaaaaatattaaaaattatgaaaatgggttaaattga
- a CDS encoding U6 snRNA-associated Sm-like protein LSm7, putative produces the protein MSVLPGPTENINKDNKFMNDIKKFMNQKIRVKFDGGREVVGNLIGHDAIFNLVLDKTEEFIRDPNDSYVITEKSRNIGLIVARGTSVALITPVNGTQEISNPFISEEK, from the exons ATGTCTGTATTACCAGGGCCTACAGAAAATATCAATAAAGATAACAAGTTTATgaatgatattaaaaaattcatgaACCAAAAAATTAGGGTAAAATTCGATGGGGGAAGAGAAG TTGTTGGTAATTTGATTGGGCATGATGCCATATTTAACTTAGTTCTAGACAAAACAGAAGAATTTATACGAG ACCCAAATGATAGTTATGTAATAACCGAGAAAAGTAGGAATATTGGCTTAATCGTAGCCCGAGGGACTTCG GTTGCATTGATTACCCCCGTTAATGGGACTCAAGAAATTTCCAACCCATTTATATCGGAAGAAAAATAG
- a CDS encoding C2H2 zinc finger protein Zfp, putative: MATNIKKNKVLYFLNNEINNDDDDDYNEINQEFFLKNNMNWSQLKSINSQSWENENTHFNSDPEIDYTIINPDFYNNNLNSPKMIVEKKKTQLKNYLNKFNNKAKKNTLNKRRYEDLLEEYTTKKKNHGLSMMNISDDDVFLFECNEQYKNKYGFEFCENYKNTYIKPRTCSNTSLDTKINILGNGKIINKPNIFKNYYVGDNTDTTDDSNYDLDDNNNNNFFQNIEIDNIYGSFVEDDKSSFILTKNMKKKFKNFLEKKKRKIDRNKEYSINLNYNKLYGGNKNSKEIDAMYYKNEYALNSIHGKTEVVKEDQDDDMSEEEEEEDNERINIDMDDFEKNNQSSYEQTEDNNDELTKEKESDNETSEKHHKEINKVSVGGDIKISKLPITEEIDKENKINAFNLIKNNKEPRSNIYNLEINNCYNNKLEKNNVFFLKNSDKEMNFYTPIHIIDNAQIFKIKTSIEEEKNVGDKNRLGDMIENIIKDISDETEEKPSTDVEADKSLDSATPSLGEPTMAHFTNSDSTENEKNCAADQGDGKGKGHTDKNGSNRSSNSRVNNSHEKESKDSRGKMSSKDIRVKKGSDGNNDSDRDDEKEDSEADEREDKDTDDEEENEEENDEEKEEEDKANKDKNTNDSERSEKSIDQDSVSNDHSDYEKRDNKKNIKKTEKQPKKRNLFYNNMSNKISKFFFFSSKKKSESYSDEYSERSSVASYHEESEKSYQNEEKQNQSNDKDEDYRSEEREPSVSAQSEKRRSSIESYQNDDDHEKVEESKVESSEKIMDHTIESSEKTDDEKVEESKAESSEKTMDDQIDDQMDDQIDDQMDDQIDDQMDDQIDDQMDDQVDDQIDDQMDDQVDDQIDDDKVEDNKVEVDRVEDDHVEDDQAEDDQIEDSKEIMGIGEVAEKEDPKVTNEEDMSTVNDESMIEKNKAKKSDKKAKKTKHTKIKKESSNSSDIISRTCNICNAVFVKSILMQRHLKSVHSDERPYECDVCFKRYKRPDHLKLHQMKHTASKNDKKYECPTCHSVYLTLRQLDSCKLKHLKNPNDSTTDNNEGTTTVLARKIASSLKRSNNINDGTNNILENISQKNINELEEKKHDENELNNDEIENGENHIESLENKNQEEGENNQIDIHNNINDSINMPEIKREAPEHNSNIPVEIRTCNVCSMVFANKKLMKRHLMSVHTDSRPYKCELCLKTYKRSDHLKKHILTHEDNKVKTKYKCAICQVEFDTPKELKEHKIRHYQCPYANCSYHYSTISNMKYHLNKHKCNLYYSCPVCNEQFYIYKEFIQHKRSCFKKKYVCLQCNKIYLHSNGYNKHIKKVHLKIFKNYKCTINNCYKEFASEFSLKEHIINFHHHVKRFFCSECNISFGYRSSYRRHNVNVHS; encoded by the coding sequence atggctacaaatattaaaaaaaataaagttttgtattttttaaataatgagataaataatgatgatgatgatgattataatgaaataaatcaagaattttttttaaaaaataatatgaattgGAGTCAATTAAAATCAATAAATAGCCAAAGTTgggaaaatgaaaataccCACTTTAATAGCGATCCAGAAATTGAttatacaataataaatccagatttttataataacaatttaaatagtCCAAAGATGATTgtggaaaaaaagaaaactcaattaaaaaattatttaaataaatttaataataaggcaaaaaaaaatactttaaataaaagaCGGTATGAAGACTTATTAGAGGAATatacaacaaaaaaaaaaaatcatggTTTATCAATGATGAATATATCTGATGatgatgtttttttatttgaatgtaatgaacaatataaaaataaatatggatttgaattttgtgaaaattataaaaatacttaTATAAAGCCTCGTACATGCTCAAACACGTCCTTggatacaaaaataaatattttaggtaatggaaaaataataaataaacccaatatatttaaaaattattatgtcGGGGATAATACAGACACAACAGATGATAGTAATTATGATCTTGAtgataacaataataataacttttttCAAAACATTGAAATAGACAATATATATGGTTCGTTTGTTGAAGATGATAAAagttcatttattttaacgaagaacatgaaaaaaaaatttaaaaactttctggaaaaaaaaaaaagaaagataGATCGTAATAAAGAATATTCAATAAAtcttaattataataaattatatggtGGTAATAAAAACTCAAAGGAAATTGATGCtatgtattataaaaacGAATATGCATTGAATAGTATCCATGGAAAAACGGAAGTGGTAAAAGAAGATCAGGATGATGATATGTCTGaggaagaagaagaagaagacAATGAACGAATAAACATTGATATGGAcgattttgaaaaaaataatcaatcAAGCTATGAACAAACTgaagataataatgatgagcttactaaagaaaaagaatcAGATAATGAAACATCAGAGAAGCAtcataaagaaataaataaggtTTCTGTAGGGggagatataaaaataagcaaaCTACCAATTACAGAAGAAATAgataaagaaaacaaaataaatgcatttaatttaataaaaaataataaagaaccaagatcaaatatttataatttagaaattaataattgttataataataaattagaaaaaaataatgtattttttttaaaaaatagtgataaagaaatgaatttttatacaccaatacatataattgataatgctcaaatttttaaaattaaaactaGTATTGAAGAAGAGAAAAATGTTGGCGACAAAAATCGATTAGGAGATAtgatagaaaatataataaaagatatttCAGATGAAACAGAAGAAAAACCATCAACAGATGTTGAGGCAGATAAATCATTAGATTCTGCTACTCCATCTTTAGGTGAACCCACAATGGCACATTTTACTAATAGCGATTCCacagaaaatgaaaaaaattgtgcAGCTGATCAAGGGGATGGGAAAGGAAAAGGACATACAGATAAAAACGGATCAAATAGAAGTAGCAATTCAAGAGTAAACAATTCTCATGAAAAAGAATCAAAAGACAGTAGAGGTAAAATGTCAAGTAAAGATATTAGAGTAAAAAAAGGAAGTGATGGAAACAATGATAGTGATCGTGATGATGAAAAGGAAGATAGTGAAGCAGATGAAAGGGAAGATAAAGATACTGATGATGAGGAAGAgaatgaagaagaaaatgacGAAGAGAAGGAAGAGGAAGACAAAgcaaataaagataaaaatacaaacgATTCAGAACGTAGTGAAAAATCAATTGATCAAGATAGTGTATCTAATGATCATAGTGATTATGAAAAGagagataataaaaaaaatataaaaaaaactgaaaaacaaccaaaaaaaagaaatttattttataataatatgtctaataaaatttcaaaatttttctttttttcatcaaagaaaaaaagtgaAAGCTATTCAGATGAATATTCAGAAAGGTCATCAGTTGCAAGTTATCATGAGGAGTCTGAGAAAAGTTATCAAAACGAAGAAAAGCAAAATCAATCCAATGATAAAGATGAAGATTATAGATCTGAGGAAAGAGAGCCATCAGTTAGTGCTCAGTCTGAGAAACGTAGGAGCTCAATTGAATCTTATcaaaatgatgatgatcATGAAAAAGTAGAAGAAAGCAAAGTTGAAAGTAGTGAGAAAATAATGGATCACACAATTGAAAGCAGTGAAAAAACCGACGATGAAAAGGTTGAAGAAAGCAAAGCCGAAAGCAGCGAAAAAACAATGGATGATCAAATAGACGATCAAATGGATGATCAAATAGACGATCAAATGGATGATCAAATAGACGATCAAATGGATGATCAAATAGACGATCAAATGGATGACCAGGTAGACGATCAAATAGATGACCAAATGGATGACCAAGTGGATGATCAGATTGATGACGACAAAGTGGAGGATAACAAAGTTGAGGTTGACAGAGTCGAGGATGATCACGTTGAAGATGACCAAGCTGAGGATGACCAAATTGAAGATAGCAAAGAAATAATGGGAATAGGTGAAGTTGCAGAGAAAGAGGATCCCAAAGTTACGAATGAAGAAGACATGAGTACCGTAAATGATGAAAGTATGATTGAGAAAAATAAGGCTAAAAAAAGTGATAagaaagcaaaaaaaactaaacatacaaaaataaagaaagaaaGCAGTAATAGTTCTGATATTATATCTAGGACatgtaatatatgtaatgctgtatttgtaaaaagtatattaatGCAAAGACATTTAAAGAGTGTTCATTCCGATGAAAGACCATATGAATGTGATGTATGTTTTAAGAGATATAAAAGACCTgatcatttaaaattacaTCAAATGAAACATACAGCAAGTAAAAatgacaaaaaatatgaatgtCCTACATGTCATTCAGTTTATTTAACACTTAGACAATTAGATAGCtgtaaattaaaacatttaaaaaatccaaATGATAGTACTACTGATAATAATGAGGGTACTACCACCGTATTGGCAAGGAAAATTGCTTCCTCACTAAAGAGGAGTAATAACATAAATGACggaacaaataatatattagaaaatatatcccaaaaaaatatcaacgAATTGGAAGAAAAGAAACACGATGAAAACGAActtaataatgatgaaattGAGAATGGAGAAAATCATATTGAAAGTttagaaaacaaaaatcaGGAAGAAGgtgaaaataatcaaatcgatattcataataatataaatgatagtATTAATATGCCTGAAATCAAAAGAGAGGCACCAGAAcataatagtaatattcCTGTTGAAATACGAACATGTAATGTTTGTAGTATGGTATTTGCAAATAAGAAATTGATGAAAAGACATTTAATGAGTGTACATACAGATTCTAGACCATATAAATGTGaattatgtttaaaaacatataaaagatcagatcatttaaaaaaacatatattaactcatgaagataataaagtaaaaacaaaatataaatgtgcAATATGTCAAGTTGAATTTGATACACCAAAAGAATTAAAGGAACATAAAATACGACATTATCAATGCCCATATGCAAATTGTTCATATCATTATTCAACTATTtcaaatatgaaatatcatttaaataaacataaatgcAATCTTTATTATTCGTGTCCAGTTTGTAACgaacaattttatatatataaagaatttaTACAACATAAAAGATCatgctttaaaaaaaaatatgtctgCTTACAATGTAATaagatatatttacattccaatggatataataaacatattaaaaaagttcatttaaaaattttcaaaaattataaatgcaCTATAAATAATTGCTACAAAGAATTTGCTTCAGAATTTAGTCTAAAAgaacatattattaattttcatcatcatGTTAAacgatttttttgttcagAGTGTAACATATCATTTGGTTATCGCAGTTCATATAGACGTCACAATGTTAATGTGCATTCATAA
- a CDS encoding cytosolic iron-sulfur protein assembly protein 1, putative, whose protein sequence is MTVELITNLENHKRRIWSICWSPDGNFLASVGADKYITIWYKKNIDKAKKEGTKNNKKKFGKSNKYDKFEKFEKNYNEKYGIEFGIYDIIETNHEKSLRHIEFSKDGNFFIVASFDSKCSIYVKQKNNKWKFYKTLEGHEKEVKCASIHPTNKYIVTCGRDKSIWVHAKSKSLTSDNNSLKTETKINSLQNDEQTDKALNDSDQNDHKEGEETEILNPNECLEENKNKLDNNESFDFNFDAYLTAHNEDIKFVTWCPLSETTFISLSYDNSLKLWNKKNDEWYCIQTINDHKSVVWCAAFNFDGSQFATCSDDKTIRIWESAKKNTYNQLKYPFLYRQIIKDENNNSFYFDINNESALFSNTKGNDPQIKPEYQYNPNNENFTNLNCADSDKNAKALLNMYTKNNFLPLYFQYGMFKTVYSYPNGSDKNGSDKNDKRGTEYEDKAEQGTENNHTITSQKKWSIGNSSDNSLNKTNDDNQNGLNEININDEKNKNKKNSNNINTICSENNVTQKNEFTYDGEINPEHIEQPNYSSITNIHKKEKSLQNVVFDDWKIKHIIEGYHKRSISYLDWNVFEDLIAASSFDNSLKIFSKNNQTWDLVENVEDAHISDVNCVVWCPQKYQNYFLLATTGDDCVINIWMYKKE, encoded by the coding sequence atgacGGTAGAATTAATTacaaatttagaaaatcaTAAAAGACGGATATGGAGCATTTGCTGGAGTCCGGATGGTAACTTCTTAGCGTCTGTTGGCgcagataaatatataacaatatggtataaaaaaaatattgataaaGCTAAAAAAGAAGGGaccaaaaataataagaaaaagTTTGGAAAatctaataaatatgacaaatttgaaaaatttgaaaaaaattataatgaaaagtATGGAATCGAATTTGGTATTTATGATATAATCGAAACAAACCATGAGAAATCTTTAAGACATATCGAATTTTCGAAGGATgggaatttttttattgtggCCTCTTTTGATTCAAAATGCTCAATTTAtgttaaacaaaaaaataataaatggaaattttataaaactttAGAAGGACATGAAAAGGAAGTAAAATGTGCCTCTATCCATCCAacgaataaatatatagtcACTTGTGGTCGAGATAAAAGTATTTGGGTACATGCAAAAAGTAAATCTCTAACTTCCGATAATAATTCTTTAAAGAcagaaacaaaaattaattcCCTTCAAAATGATGAACAAACTGATAAAGCCTTAAACGATTCGGATCAAAATGATCATAAAGAAGGGGAAGAAACAGAAATATTAAATCCAAATGAATGtttagaagaaaataaaaataaattagataataatgaatcatttgattttaattttgatgCTTATTTAACAGCACATAATgaagatataaaatttgtgaCATGGTGCCCATTAAGTGAAACCACTTTTATTTCTCTTTCATATGATAATTCATTAAAGTTAtggaacaaaaaaaatgatgaatgGTATTGTATACAAACAATAAATGATCATAAATCGGTTGTTTGGTGTGCAGcatttaattttgatgGTTCACAATTTGCTACATGCTCAGACGATAAAACAATTAGAATTTGGGAAAGcgctaaaaaaaatacatacaatcaattaaaatatccttttctttatcgtcaaataataaaagatgaaaataataattcattttattttgatataaataatgaatctgcattattttcaaacaCCAAAGGAAATGATCCACAAATAAAACCAGAATATCAATATAACCCTaacaatgaaaattttactAATCTCAATTGTGCAGATAgtgataaaaatgcaaaagCATTACTAAACatgtatacaaaaaataatttcctTCCCTTATATTTCCAATACGGAATGTTTAAAACTGTTTACTCCTACCCAAATGGGAGCGATAAAAATGGGagtgataaaaatgataagaGGGGAACAGAATATGAAGATAAGGCTGAACAGGGAACTGAAAACAACCATACTATCAcgtcacaaaaaaaatggtcTATTGGAAACAGTTCTGATAattctttaaataaaacaaatgacGATAATCAAAATGGGCTTAAcgaaattaatattaatgatgaaaaaaataaaaataaaaaaaattcaaataacaTAAATACTATATGCTctgaaaataatgtaacacaaaaaaatgaatttacaTATGATGGCGAAATAAATCCTGAGCATATAGAACAACCAAATTATTCATCAATTactaatatacataaaaaagaaaaatcaTTACAAAATGTTGTCTTTGATGattggaaaataaaacatattatagAGGGGTATCATAAAAGAAGTATTAGTTATTTAGATTGGAATGTTTTCGAAGATTTAATTGCAGCATCCTCATTTGataattctttaaaaatattttcaaaaaataatcaaacaTGGGACTTAGTAGAAAATGTTGAAGATGCCCACATAAGTGATGTTAATTGTGTGGTTTGGTGTCcacaaaaatatcaaaattattttcttctcgCTACAACAGGCGATGATTGtgtaattaatatatggatgtataaaaaagaataa
- a CDS encoding cGMP-specific 3',5'-cyclic phosphodiesterase alpha, putative, translated as MMKSNSQSNTGCSKEESFPKSRHKSCSRMKNFATKTFKKNDKELNRSFTLLDGSIKYKKQHSDDIGSYSWVLLNEEAKREAKREYEFCIDNNKYKIVCILRKYIKYFSNLKKKTYEDNYVSSYTTSLNTTKSIGTFSSSENITSTTNLSNIFNTSSNSLNISDDQNNGSFFFHTQKKKPIPLFVDYVKLKEKPFSDSFNKLKKNEEWSLQYNRMIYFLEKLIIAILNIFNKYTTETDEMNIAHKLSKIGNGKREISTPFLIFKNENYEDIFLIKFYSSFPFKIMIYSLIMIFISVIHFIILYYILLKNMLYNEYNTIIFYSIFKFILDIFYFTFFVIYTFLFNTNCIDKIASYSYRSCYFFISLIFVYNIVLLHFNPPSFLLPSPKFINYINKYTYKNYAILLNNAYMCMFCFLRNYIILYNFLLNLKFSIFFIFITLFLPFYIFFIYQNVQTDIYMCTLIFPFFCVIPIVISLYIQYKYEYMKRITCIDINEDRKKMHSHYITKYFSIDNSIPTSPIEDILTNLKSILDYTKNLEEEEEGNDNKIIELNKIQEKIKTCENILRTQNLNEVPVSKYRKFEKVYNMWCLDQSEKNDEQSTFLSQHPNKRSVTSFFNMHSLLSTKFQDQYNDIYDWNADIELIYKRNVFISIGYKLLYPLGVLETNFNTEILKNFLLKIYSLYNDLPYHNSLHAAQVAHFSKSMLFMLDLNHKISGIDEFCLHVSSLCHDVGHPGLNNFFLIKSENELALTYNDSNVLENYHCSLVFKTLKDSSCNIFGNYPNNIFITCKKNIIRAILSTDMKNHFEYISTFRTNREFIDYDNLTNDQLWQIFCLILKASDIGHSTLEWKKHLEWTLKINEEFYLQGLLEKSLNMSKSFLCDTISIDKLAVSQIDFLKHLCIPLFNELNFISKNNEVYNNCISAIENNIEQWEKNINNQKNLGLQEKYQDDHTVEKTKL; from the exons atgatgaaatcAAATTCCCAAAGTAACACAG GGTGTTCGAAGGAAGAGAGCTTTCCGAAGAGCAGACATAAATCATGTAGTAGAATGAAAAACTTTGCTACAAAAACTTTTAAAAAGAATGATAAAGAATTAAACAGGTCTTTTACACTTCTTGATGGttctataaaatataaaaaacagcATAGTGATGATATAGGAAGTTATTCATGGGTATTACTAAATGAAGAAGCTAAAAGAGAAGCGAAAAGAGAATATGAATTTTgtattgataataataaatataaaattgtttgcattttaagaaaatatataaaatatttttcaaatttaaaaaaaaaaacatatgaaGATAATTATGTTAGTTCATATACAACTAGTTTAAACACAACAAAAAGTATAGGCACATTTAGTAGCTCAGAAAATATAACCAGTACAACCAACCTAagcaatatatttaatactaGTAGTAACTCATTGAATATATCCGATGATCAAAATAATGGAAGTTTTTTCTTTcacacacaaaaaaaaaagcccATCCCATTGTTTGTAGATTatgtaaaattaaaagaaaaacccTTTAGCGACAGTttcaataaattaaaaaaaaacgaagaaTGGTCGTTACAATATAATagaatgatatattttttggaaaaGCTAATTATAGCtatattaaacatatttaataagtACACTACCGAAACAGATGAAATGAATATTGCACACAAGCTGAGCAAAATAGGTAATGGGAAACGGGAAATAAGCACCCCTTTCttaatattcaaaaatgaaaattatgaagatatatttttaattaaattttattcttCATTcccttttaaaattatgatatattcgttaattatgatatttatatctgtaatacattttattattttatattatattttgttaaaaaatatgttatataatgaatataatactataattttttatagcatttttaaatttatattagacatattttattttacattttttgttatatatacatttttatttaatacaaaTTGTATAGATAAAATAGCTAGCTATTCTTATAGATCTtgttatttctttatttctttaatatttgtatacaacattgttttattacattttaatCCTCCTTCTTTTTTGCTACCTAGCCCTAAattcataaattatataaataaatatacctataaaaattatgctattttattaaataatgcatatatgtgtatgttTTGCTTTTtaagaaattatataattctttataattttttattaaatttaaaattttccatattttttatatttattactcTTTTCTTAccattttacatattttttatttatcaaaatgtGCAAAccgatatatatatgtgtactCTTATATTTCCGTTTTTTTGTGTTATACCAATtgttatttcattatatattcaatacAAATATGAATACATGAAAAGAATTACATGTATAGACATCAATGAAgatcgaaaaaaaatgcatagcCATTATATAaccaaatatttttctatagaCAATTCTATACCTACTTCACCAATTGAAGATATTTTAACCAATCTAAAATCCATATTAGATTATACTAAAAATTTAGAAGAAGAGGAGGAAggaaatgataataaaattatcgaattaaataaaatccaagaaaaaattaaaacatgtgaaaatatattaaggacacaaaatttaaatgaagtACCAGTAtctaaatatagaaaatttgaaaaagttTATAATATGTGGTGTTTAGATCAATcggaaaaaaatgatgaacaAAGCACTTTTTTATCTCAACATCCTAATAAAAGATCGGttacatcattttttaatatgcattctttattatcaaCTAAATTTCAAGATcaatataatgatatatatgattGGAATGCTGATATTGAACTTATTTACAAACgtaatgtatttatatcaattggctataaattattataccCTTTAGGAGTATTAGAAACCAACTTTAATActgaaatattaaaaaatttccttttaaaaatttattccCTATACAATGACCTTCCTTACCATAATAGTTTGCACGCTGCACAG GTGGCACATTTTAGCAAGAGCATGCTTTTCATGTTGGATCTAAACCATAAAATATCTGGGATCGATGAGTTTTGCTTACATGTTTCTTCTTTATGTCATGATGTTGGGCACCCAGGacttaataatttttttttaataaaatcgGAAAATGAACTCGCATTAACTTACAACGATAGCAATGTATTAGAAAACTATCACTGCTCATTAGTTTTTAAAACCTTAAAAGATTCAAgttgtaatatatttggaaattatcccaataatatatttattacatgcaaaaaaaatattattcgagcaatattatcaacagatatgaaaaatcattttgaatatatatctacATTTCGAACGAATAGGGAATTTATAGATTATGATAACTTAACAAATGATCAACTATGGCAAATTTTCTGCCTAATATTAAAAGCCTCAGATATTGGTCATTCCACATTAGAATGGAAAAAACATCTTGAATGGAccttaaaaattaatgaagaattttatttacaggGTTTATTAGAAAAATCTTTAAACATGTCTAAAAGTTTTTTATGTGATACAATCTCTATTGATAAATTGGCAGTTTCACAAAtcgattttttaaaacatttatgTATCCCTTTATTTAACGAgctaaattttatttcaaaaaataatgaagtttataataattgtatttctgcaattgaaaataatatagaacaatgggaaaaaaatataaataatcaaaaaaatcTTGGGTTGCAAGAAAAATATCAAGATGATCATACAGTTGAAAAAACTAAGctttaa